In Salvelinus namaycush isolate Seneca chromosome 15, SaNama_1.0, whole genome shotgun sequence, a genomic segment contains:
- the rdh14a gene encoding retinol dehydrogenase 14a, with translation MRGKTIIVTGANSGIGKATTVELLRRGGRVIMACRDMKRTEEAAQEIRLETGPDSGELLIKYLDLASLKSVHSFCEDIIKEEPRIDVLINNAGIYQCPYTRTEDGFEMQFGVNHLGHFLLTHLLLDLLKRSAPSRVVVVSSKLYKYGEIDFDDLSSERRYDKAFAYGRSKLANLLFTCELARRLEGTGVAVNALTPGIVRTNLGRHVNIPLLAKPLWELASRAFFKSPEEGAQTSVYLACSPDVEEVQGKCFADCQEQKLLPKATDQEVARKLWDISEVMVGITM, from the exons ATGCGTGGAAAAACTATAATAGTGACTGGTGCCAACAGTGGCATAGGCAAAGCCACAACAGTTGAACTACTGAGGCGCGGGGGTCGGGTGATCATGGCTTGCAGGGACATGAAGAGGACTGAGGAAGCGGCACAGGAGATTCGACTGGAGACTGGTCCAGATTCGGGAGAACTCCTCATCAAGTACCTGGACCTCGCGTCACTGAAATCCGTGCACAGTTTCTGTGAAGACATCATCAAG GAAGAGCCCAGGATTGACGTGCTGATCAACAATGCAGGGATCTACCAGTGCCCTTATACCAGGACGGAGGATGGCTTCGAGATGCAGTTCGGGGTGAACCACCTCGGCCACTTCCTCCTCACCCACCTCCTCCTGGACCTCCTGAAGCGCTCTGCGCCCAGCCGTGTGGTTGTGGTCTCCTCCAAACTCTACAAGTACGGCGAGATCGACTTTGACGACCTGAGTAGCGAACGGCGCTACGACAAGGCCTTTGCCTATGGCCGAAGCAAGCTAGCCAACCTCCTCTTCACCTGCGAGCTGGCCCGCCGCCTCGAGGGGACGGGGGTGGCGGTCAATGCATTGACCCCGGGGATAGTGAGGACTAACCTGGGGAGGCATGTCAATATCCCCCTCCTGGCCAAGCCCCTGTGGGAGCTGGCATCCAGGGCCTTCTTCAAGAGCCCAGAGGAGGGGGCGCAGACCTCGGTCTACCTGGCCTGCTCGCCCGACGTGGAGGAGGTCCAGGGGAAGTGCTTTGCAGACTGCCAGGAGCAGAAACTCCTGCCCAAAGCTACGGACCAAGAGGTGGCCAGGAAACTTTGGGATATTAGTGAAGTCATGGTGGGCATAACCATGTGA